In Massilia sp. METH4, the genomic window GAGGGATATAACGACAAGATACGCCGCAAGGACAGCAAGAACGGCTTCCACCTGCCGAACAGCGCCGCCCGCCGCGCATGGTGCACGGCGGTGGGCAAGGCGCGCTTCATCGGCCACGCCCTGCCGCGCGACACCATCATGGGCCGCGCCCGCGCTGCGCATGGCGACCGGGTGCTGTGCCTGGCCACCATCCGCGCGCACCGGCAATACAACACCACGATCTATCGCGATCCGAAAGGGGAGGTGGACCGGTATCGAGGGGTGCACGGCACCCGCCACCTGCTGTTCGTGGGCCGCGGCACGCTGGCACGGCTGGGCTTCCAGGACGGCGAGGTCGTGCGCGTGCGCGCTGCCGCGCCGGACGGCGTCGAGCGCCACGTGGACGGCATCCGGCTGGTGGCCACGTCCCAGCAGGGCGATGACGTGTTCGGCTACTTCCCGGAACTGACGCCGCTGCTGTCGCCGGCGCTGGTGGCGCGCGGCGCGAACACGCCGGCGTTCAAGCAGATTCCCGTGTTGCTGGAGCGAAGCGGGTAGGCGGGCGACGGTGCCGGTCGCCAGCGCGGCGGAATGGCGTGGCGCGCCAACGCCGCATGCAAGCGGCACCTGCGCCGGAAGGCAAACCGGTTACGGCGCGCGACGGCGCCGCCGCGCCTCGAAGGATTTTTCGAAGAACGTGGCCAGCATCTGCTCCAGCCGCTCGGCGGTGAGCTGGGTGCACGAAATCGTGCCGCCTTCCTTGCCCGAGCCGTCGCGCGCATGGCGGTCGAACGCGCTTTCCCATTCGAGCAGGCAATTGCTTTCGGTGGCGGTGAATGTCAGGGTGCAGGCATCGCGGCCGGCGTGCGCCGCCAGGCGGTTCTTGTCGGGCACGAAGGTGAGGCGCACGAAGTCGTTCCAGCCATCGTTGCCTTCCTCGATCTTGCCATCGTAGTCGTGCTCGTACATCTGCTTGCGCATCGCCGCCAGCTGGGGGCGGATCACGTTCTCCAGCGTGGCCCGGTACTGTTCGCGAAAGTCGAGCCGGGCCTGGCGCGCGGCCTGTTCCTGCTCGGCTTGCTGGGCGGCCGCCACGTCGGCCTCGTGCTTGATCGCGGCTTTGGTAAATATGGACATCTTGGCTCTTGGCTGAAAAACATCAGTGTACACGGGGAGCCTCACTCATGCGGTATTCGCGGCGCCGAAGCGGGACAGATGCGCGGCGGCGTGCTACCATTGTTGCTCGGCAATATCATTGCCCGCCGCGGCCCCGCCCCTGCCTGCCAAACTTTGCTTTTTGACCGCGATTCCCCATCGCTCCCGCTCTCTCGTCGATCCATGAAACTTGCTGACCTGAAAATAGGCGTTCGCCTGACCCTGCTCGCTGCTTTCTTCCTGCTGACTCTGCTTTTGGTCGGGTTTACCGGCTGGAATGCCCTGCGCGACATGAATACGCGCAATGCCGCCGGCTTCACCGAAGCCAGCGGCCTGATACGTGCCGTCGACGGTGCCCGCTCGGCCCAGGTCGATTTCAAGATCCAGGTACAGGAATGGAAGAACATCCTGCTGCGCGGCCATGATGCGGCCGCGCTGGAAAAGTATACGAAGGCATTCCAGGCCAGCGGCACGGCCACCGCCCGGAAGTTGAACGAGCTGAAGGGTACGATGGCCAAGCTGGGCATGGACACCGCCGCGGTCGACGAAGCCTTGCGCCTGCAAGGCGAATTGGGCCAGCGCTACCTGAATGCCTTGCAACAGTTCGATGGCGCCGACCCGGCGGCCGCGCAGAAAGTGGACAAGCTGGTGCGCGGCATGGACCGCGACGCTACCGAACGCATCGATGCAATCGTCGACACGATCCGCAAGGAGGCGGACAAGCGCGTGACCGCCGTGGAGGAACGCAATGCCGAGGTCTATCGTAATTCCGTGTTGCTCCTGCTGGCGCTGCTGGCGGCGGCCGTGGCGATCGGCTCGCTGATCGTCGTGATGCTGATCCGCGGTATCACGGTGCCGCTGTCGCATGCGCTGGGCATCGCCAGGGACGTGGCGGCCGGCGACCTGCGCAACGACGTGCGCAGCACCCGCCGCGACGAAATCGGCGACCTGCTGCGCGCGCTGGGCGCGATGAGCGGCAATCTGTCGCGCATCGTGGCGCAGGTGCGCACCGGCACGCAGGCCATCGCGGTGGCATCCGCCGAGATCGCGCATGGCAACACGGATCTGTCGGCCCGCACCGAGACGCAGGCCAGTTCCCTGGAAGAGACGGCGGCATCGATGAGCGAATTGACCAGCACCGTGCGCCAGAACCGCGACAACGCCGAAACGGCCGCCGCCCTGGCGGGCAAGGCCACCGAGGTGTCCACGCGCGGCAGCGCTACGGTGACCGAGGTGATCGCCACGATGGGCACCATCAATGGCACGTCGGGCAAGATCGCCGAGATCATCGGCGTGATCGACGGCATCGCCTTCCAGACCAATATCCTGGCGCTGAACGCCGCGGTGGAAGCGGCGCGCGCCGGTGAACAGGGCCGCGGTTTTGCCGTGGTGGCGGGCGAGGTGCGCACGCTGGCCCAGCGTTCGGCCATGGCCGCGAAGGAGATTCGCGAGCTGATCACGGCTTCGGTGTCGGAAGTGGAGGCGGGCCGCACGCTGGTCGACCGTGCCGGCGCCACGATGCGCGAAGTGCTGGAAAGCGTGGAGCAGGTGGCGGCCGTGGTGCAGCAGATATCGCTGGCCAGCAGCGAGCAGCAGCAGGGCATCGAGCAGATCGACGAAGCGATCTCCCACATCGACAACACCACCCAGCAGAACGCGGCGCTGGTCGAGGAGGCCGCCGCCGCCGCCGAGTCGCTGCGCGAACAGGCCCGCCAGCTGGACGAATCGGTTGCCGTGTTCAAGTTGCGCGCGGCGTAACAGTTTCCCTTTCGCGGGCTGCCGCGTCCCCCGCGTCCCCGTAGGCAATGCTCCGGCCGCACTGCGCGGCTGGTGTCATCCGCCTTCCGCTGGCAGCCTGCAAGCCGCTGCCACGCGGCCGGTGTGCCGTTGCCTTCTGTATTCCGACCGGATACAGTACAGCATTGACCCATCGATAATATAAGAGCCGCAATGCCGCGTCACCGCGGTCGCGGCCCGAAAGCACACATGAAGCTACCAGGACGACGCGCCGTGGTGACCGGCGCCGCCAGCGGCATCGGCCGCGCCATGAACGAATCGCCGCTCCCATGCCAGCCCTGACGATGATCGCCGCCGCCGGGCTGGCCGTCCCCGCGATGGCCGGCGGCCTGGCGCTGTTTACGCGACATGTGGAGCGCAAGGTCGAGGCGGCGCTGCCGCCGCAAGGTATCTTCGTCGACGTGCCGGGTGCCCGCCTGCATGTGCGCGAGCAGGGCCACGGGCCGGCGCTGCTCCTGATCCATGGCCTGGGCGGACAGATGTCGCACTTCACCTACGAAGTGACGCGGCAGCTGGCGCACCACCATCGCGTGGTGACGGTGGACCGGCCCGGTTCCGGCTATTCCGCGCGCCGGCCCGGCGCCCCGGCCGGCTTGCGCGGGCAGGCCGCCGCGCTGGCCGCCCTTATCGAACGGCTGGAACTGGAACACCCGCTCGTTGTCGGCCATTCGTTCGGCGGCACCGTGGCGCTGGCGCTGGCGCTCGACTATCCGGAGCGCGTGGCCGGCCTGTCGCTGCTGGCGCCGCTCACGCACCTGCCTGACGAGGTGCCGCCGGCATTCCGCCCGCTGGCGGTGCGCTCGCCCGCATTGCGCCGCCTGATGGCGTGGACGGTGGCAACGCCGGGCGCCATCGCGCGCGGCGGCGCGGTACTGGACGAGGTGTTCGCGCCCGAACCGGTCCCGCACGACTTTCCCACCCGCGGCGGCGGCTTGCTCGGCCTGCGGCCCAGCCACTTCCTGGCGGCCGCGGAGGACATGGGAGCGCTACCCCTGGAACTGCCCGCCTACAGCCGCCGCTACGAAGAGTTGCGCATGCCCGTGGCCATGCTGTTCGGGCGCGACGACCGCATCGTGCCGTGGCGCGAGCACGGCGTGGCGCTGGCCTGCAAGGCGCCGCACGCCGTGCTGGAAGTGGTCGATGGCGGACACATGCTGCCCGTGGCACAGCCGGACCTGACGGTGAAATTCATCCGCGCCGCCGCGGCTGGCTGAAGGGCGGCCGCTCACGGCCGGTGCGCCTGCACGCGGCCGGCCAGGTCCGCCAGCGTTACCCGCCCGAACTGCTCGAGCAGCAGTGCTTCCGCGGCGCGCATGGCGTCGCCCAGGGTCGCGTTCACGGCGCGCTCGACGAGGCAGTCGGCGTGCTCGTCCGTGGTGCCGAGTGCAAAGACGGGCGGATCGCCCAGCGCGCGGTGGATATCGAGCAGTGTGATCTCGGCGAGCGGCCGGGCCAGCAGCCAGCCGCCGCCATGGCCTTTGCCGGACTGCACATAACCATGCTCGCGCAAGCCGGCCATCGTGCGGCGCACCACCACGGGATTCGTGTTCAGCATCGCCGCGATCGTCTCGGAGGTGGCGGGCGTGTCCAGGCCATCCATGTGTATCAGCACATGGAGCATGCGGGATAGGCGGCTGTCGTGTCTCATGCCGCGATGATAGCAGGCGGCGATTCACGTAACAAAAGAAGTTGCTGGAACAGCTTTCCTGATCTATCATGTAACTTCATTAGATACGGAAGGAGCAGACATGTTCGACGTGATCATCGTGGGCGGCG contains:
- a CDS encoding methyl-accepting chemotaxis protein, encoding MKLADLKIGVRLTLLAAFFLLTLLLVGFTGWNALRDMNTRNAAGFTEASGLIRAVDGARSAQVDFKIQVQEWKNILLRGHDAAALEKYTKAFQASGTATARKLNELKGTMAKLGMDTAAVDEALRLQGELGQRYLNALQQFDGADPAAAQKVDKLVRGMDRDATERIDAIVDTIRKEADKRVTAVEERNAEVYRNSVLLLLALLAAAVAIGSLIVVMLIRGITVPLSHALGIARDVAAGDLRNDVRSTRRDEIGDLLRALGAMSGNLSRIVAQVRTGTQAIAVASAEIAHGNTDLSARTETQASSLEETAASMSELTSTVRQNRDNAETAAALAGKATEVSTRGSATVTEVIATMGTINGTSGKIAEIIGVIDGIAFQTNILALNAAVEAARAGEQGRGFAVVAGEVRTLAQRSAMAAKEIRELITASVSEVEAGRTLVDRAGATMREVLESVEQVAAVVQQISLASSEQQQGIEQIDEAISHIDNTTQQNAALVEEAAAAAESLREQARQLDESVAVFKLRAA
- a CDS encoding alpha/beta hydrolase: MPALTMIAAAGLAVPAMAGGLALFTRHVERKVEAALPPQGIFVDVPGARLHVREQGHGPALLLIHGLGGQMSHFTYEVTRQLAHHHRVVTVDRPGSGYSARRPGAPAGLRGQAAALAALIERLELEHPLVVGHSFGGTVALALALDYPERVAGLSLLAPLTHLPDEVPPAFRPLAVRSPALRRLMAWTVATPGAIARGGAVLDEVFAPEPVPHDFPTRGGGLLGLRPSHFLAAAEDMGALPLELPAYSRRYEELRMPVAMLFGRDDRIVPWREHGVALACKAPHAVLEVVDGGHMLPVAQPDLTVKFIRAAAAG
- a CDS encoding Rrf2 family transcriptional regulator, with the protein product MRHDSRLSRMLHVLIHMDGLDTPATSETIAAMLNTNPVVVRRTMAGLREHGYVQSGKGHGGGWLLARPLAEITLLDIHRALGDPPVFALGTTDEHADCLVERAVNATLGDAMRAAEALLLEQFGRVTLADLAGRVQAHRP